The genomic stretch TCAGTTTCGTGTCCGGGGGATGTGGGGTGCTCGAAGCAGTGATTTCGGGCTTGCTGGGCGTGGCAGGCGGCGGCGGATGGGGAGTGTCATCGTGAACATCACGGGAAGCTTTTTTGAATTCTTTCATCGCTTCGCCAATTCCCCGAGCCAATTCCGGAAGCTTCTTGCCTCCGAACAGCAAGAACACGATGATCAGCACAAGGAAGATGTGCCACTCACTAATCACTGCTAATACAGGTGCCATACGTGTCTCCTGACAAGTGCATACTACTACGGCGGCATCCACCTGTCAACGAAGCTACCAAAGTCTATTGATTCACGATTCCGAATTCGCAACGGCGGTTCTTGGACCAGGCGGCTTCGTCGTGACCCATGTCCGCCGGTCGATCCGAGCCATAACTGATGGTTGTGA from Verrucomicrobiia bacterium encodes the following:
- a CDS encoding twin-arginine translocase TatA/TatE family subunit, with protein sequence MAPVLAVISEWHIFLVLIIVFLLFGGKKLPELARGIGEAMKEFKKASRDVHDDTPHPPPPATPSKPEITASSTPHPPDTKLN